The following is a genomic window from Serratia ficaria.
GCGCTGGCGACGATTAAATTCCTGCAGGAAAATCAGGTAAAAGTAGAGGTTCTGGGTTATGTCTGAGGCAATGATGTGGTTAATGGCGCGTGGCGTGTGGGAAACCGTCATGATGACCTTTGTCTCCGGCTTCTTCGGTTTCGTGCTCGGCCTGCCGGTTGGCGTGCTGCTGTACGTAACTCGCCCGGGGCAGATCATCGCCAACAATACGCTGTACAAAATCCTGTCCGGGCTGGTGAACATTTTCCGTTCCATCCCGTTCATTATCCTGCTGGTATGGATGATTCCGTTTACCCGCATGATCGTCGGCACCTCGATCGGCCTGCAGGCGGCGATCGTGCCGCTGACCGTCGGCGCTGCGCCCTTCATCGCCCGCATGGTGGAAAACGCCCTGCTGGAGATCCCGTCGGGCCTGGTGGAAGCCGCGCGCGCCATGGGCGCCACGCCGATGCAGATCATCAAGAAGGTGCTGTTGCCCGAAGCCCTGCCGGGCCTGGTCAACGCCGCCACCATTACCCTGATTACCCTGGTCGGCTATTCGGCCATGGGCGGCGCGGTGGGCGCCGGCGGTCTGGGGCAGATCGGCTATCAGTACGGTTATATCGGTTATAACGCCACAGTAATGAATACCGTATTAGTATTACTGGTAGTGCTGGTCTATTTGATTCAGTTCTGCGGCGATCGCATCGTCAAGGCCGTCACCCATAAATAGTTTTCACAGCAACTGCGCTGCTATCTGTTCATAGATTTCAGAGCCTGGCCAACAAGGCTGCGGTTTGAAAGATATAGGGTAAAGCGTATTTATAATGCGAGTCTAATGAGGAAGGGATATGTCGTTAAAATTTAAATCCATCGCGGCAATCGGCGCACTGATCGGCACTCTGGCTCTGGCAGGCTGCGGTCAGGATGAAAAAGATCCGAACCATATCAAAGTCGGCGTTATCGTCGGCGCCGAACAGCAGGTCGCTGAGGTGGCGCAGAAAGTAGCGAAAGAAAAATACGGTCTGAACGTCGAGTTGGTGACCTTCAACGACTACGTGCTGCCTAACGAAGCGCTGAGCAAAGGCGATATCGACCTGAACGCCTTCCAGCACAAGCCGTACCTGGATCAGCAAATCAAGGATCGCGGCTACAAGCTGGTGCCGGTCGGCAGCACCTTTGTTTACCCGATCGCCGGTTATTCCAAGAAAATCAAATCGCTGGACGAACTGAAAGAAGGCTCCCAGATCGCCCTGCCCAACGATCCGACCAACCTGGGCCGCTCGCTGCTGCTGCTGCAGAAAGTGGGCCTGATCAAACTGAAAGACGGTGTCGGCCTGCTGCCAACCGTGCTGGACGTGACCGAGAACCCGAAAAACCTGAAGCTGGTAGAGCTGGAAGCGCCGCAGCTGCCGCGTTCCCTGGACGATCAGCAAATCGCCCTGGCGGTGATCAACACCACCTACGCCAGCCAGATTGGCCTGACGCCGGCGAAAGACGGTCTGTTTGTTGAAGACAAAGACTCGCCTTACGTCAACCTGCTGGTTGCCCGCGAAGACAACAAGGATGCGGAAAACGTGAAGAAATTCGTTCAGGCCTACCAGTCTGACGAAGTGAACGAAGCGGCCAACAAAATCTTTAACGGCGGCGCGGTTAAAGGCTGGTAAGCGCTTAAGCGCCAAATTTGTTCCTATAATTGCAAGACGGGCTACGGCCCGTCTTGTTATTTCCACCATAGATTGCTTCAATAGCGCCACTTTCATTAAGGCAGAGGAATCTCAATGCGTGTTTTACCTCTCTGTTTGTTAGCGCTCGCGCTGGCCGGATGCTCATCGCAACGTATCGCGCCATCCTCAACAAACAGCACCAGCAAACCGGCGGCAACCGCACCGGCCAAGACCACGCCAGCGGCGCGTCCGGCTCCGGTAAAACTGTACAAAAGTGCAGAAGAACTCGTGGGCAAGCCTTTCCGCGATCTGGGCGAAGTCTCCGGCGAATCTTGCCAGACCACCGTGCAGGACTCGCCGCCAAATCTGAATACCGCCCGCAAACGCATGCAGATCCGCGCCTCTTACATGAAGGCCAACGCGGTGTTGCTGCACGATTGCCAGATTGTCAGCGGCGTCGCCGGCTGCTATCAGCAGGCCGTATGTCAGGGCTCGGCGCTTAACGTCTCGTCCAAATGACCGAATTTGTCTTCAATCAGATCGGTACTATCCGTTCACCGTATAAAGAAAAATTCGCCGTTCCCCGCCAACCGGGGTTAGTCGAAGACGGTGGCGGAGAGCTGGTGCTGCTGCCGCCTTATAATCAGGCGGAAGCGGTGCGCGGACTCAGCGATTTCAGCCATCTGTGGGTGATGTTTATTTTTCATCAAACCCTGGATGGCGGCTGGCGGCCGACGGTGCGCCCGCCGCGCCTGGGCGGCAATGCCCGGATGGGCGTGTTCGCCACCCGCTCGACCTTCCGCCCCAACCCGCTCGGCATGTCGCTGATCGCGCTGAAAGGCGTGCGCGCCCGGGGCGGTGAAGTGGTACTCGAGCTGGGCAGTCTCGATCTGGTCGACGGCACGCCGGTGGTGGACATCAAGCCTTATCTGCCGTTTGCCGAGAGCCAGCCGCAGGCCCGCGCCGGGTTTGCCCAGGCCGCTCCCGTCGGCGATATGCCGGTGCATTTCACGCCGCAGGCCGAGCGCCAGCTGCAGCGGCACCAGGCGCAATATCCGCAGCTGCGGCGTTTTATCAGCCAGGTGCTGGCGCAGGACCCTCGCCCCGCCTATCGTAAAGGGGAGGAGGCCGAACGGGAGTACGCCGTCTGGCTGCTGGATTTCAACGTGCGCTGGCGAGTGGTGGATCGGCAAACCGAAGTGTTGTCACTCGACCTGCGTTAAAATTCCGCCGTCTCTCTTTTGACGACCCGCTCGCGCTGGTAAACTAAACCACTTTTGTCGCTTTTGGCCGCCACTCTGGCAGCCCGATGCAATTTGCAGTTCTAACGGAACCAAAACACCATGCGTACTAGCCAATATCTGCTCTCCACCCTGAAGGAGACACCTGCCGATGCCGAAGTGATCAGCCACCAGCTGATGCTGCGCGCCGGGATGATCCGCAAGCTGGCCTCCGGTCTTTACACCTGGTTGCCGACCGGCCTGCGCGTTCTGAAAAAGGTTGAAAACATCGTTCGCGAAGAAATGAACAATGCTAACGCGATCGAAGTTTCCATGCCGGTGGTTCAGCCTGCCGACCTGTGGCAGGAAAGCGGCCGTTGGGAGCAGTATGGCCCCGAGCTGCTGCGCTTTGTCGATCGCGGCGACCGTCCGTTCGTGCTGGGCCCGACGCATGAAGAAGTGATCACCGATCTGATCCGCAACGAAATCAGCTCGTACAAGCAGCTGCCGCTGAACTTCTTCCAGATCCAGACCAAGTTCCGCGACGAAGTGCGCCCGCGTTTCGGCGTAATGCGCTCCCGCGAATTCCTGATGAAGGATGCCTACTCCTTCCATACCACGCAGGAATCGCTGCAGGCCACCTACGACGCGATGTACGAAGCCTACAGCAAAATCTTCAGCCGCATGGGTCTGGATTTCCGTCCGGTGCAGGCCGATACCGGTTCGATCGGCGGCAGCGCCTCGCATGAATTCCAGGTACTGGCCGACAGCGGTGAAGACGACATCGTATTCTCCACCGGCTCCGACTTCGCCGCCAACATCGAGCTGGCCGAAGCGGTGGCGCCCGCTCAGCCGCGTGCGGCCGCCAGTGAAGCGCTGCGCATCGTCGACACGCCAAACGCCAAAACCATCGCCGAGCTGGTCGAGCAATTCCAGCTGCCGGTGGAAAAAACCGTCAAGACGCTGCTGGTGCGCGCCGCCGAAGAGAGCGGCCACCCGCTGGTCGCCCTGCTGGTGCGCGGCGATCACGAACTGAACGAAGTCAAAGCCGAGAAGCTGCCACAGGTTGCCGCACCGCTGACCTTCGCCACCGAAGAAGAAATCCGCGCCATCGTCGGCGCCGGCCCGGGCTCGCTGGGCCCGGTCAACCTGCAGGTGCCGGTGGTTATCGACCGCAGCGTGGCGGCGATGAGCGATTTCGGCGCCGGCGCCAACGTCGACGGCAAACACTACTTCGGCATCAACTGGGAGCGCGATCTGCCGCTGCCGCAGGTGGCCGATATCCGTAACGTAGTGGAAGGCGACGCCAGCCCGGACGGCCAGGGCACGCTGCTGATCAAACGCGGTATCGAAGTGGGCCATATCTTCCAGCTCGGCACCAAGTACTCGGAAGCGCTGAAAGCCACGGTTCAGGGTGAAGACGGCCGCAACCAGCTGCTGACCATGGGTTGCTACGGCATCGGGGTGACCCGCGTGGTGGCTGCCGCCATCGAGCAGAACCACGACGACCGCGGCATCATCTGGCCAGACGCGATCGCGCCTTTCCAGGTCGCTATCCTGCCGATGAACATGCACAAGTCCTTCCGCGTGCAGGCGCTGGCCGAAGAGCTGTACAACACCCTGCGTTCCCACGGCATCGACGTGATCCTCGACGACCGAAAAGAACGTCCGGGCGTGATGTTCGCCGATATGGAACTGATTGGCGTGCCGCACTCTATCGTCATCGGCGATCGCAACCTCGACAGCGAAGAGATCGAGTATAAAAACCGCCGCATCGGCGAGAAGCAAATGATCAAAACCGGTGAAATCGTTGATTTCCTGCTGGGGCAGATCAAGCGCTGATCGTCAGGCAATAAAAAACCCGCCTCGGCGGGTTTTTTTATGTCTGTTATTTGCTGTCGCAGTTTTTGCTGCGGTCGAAGACAATCTTGCCGTCCGGCACCAGCGCCTTCTCGATCTGCCCCTCTTCCATCGAAGGCTGCACGCTGAAGTGCGCGTTGAAGGTCAGGAACACCGGCTCGCCCGGCGTTTTATACGCTTTGGCGTAACCCTGCTCCAGCGCGATGTTGTTGTCTATCTGGAAGGTCTTGCCGGTGGCGCAGTCTTTGAACACCGCCGCATCCGCCATATAGGTATAGCTGCCCTTCAGCTGCATCGGCGTTTTAGGCAACGGCTTCTCGACCGGATCCAAACGGTAGTTCAGCGTCGATTCGATAGGCGCCCCGCTTTGATCCAGCATCTCCAGGCTTTTGCCCGCCGGGCGGAAGTAACGCTTTTCGCCCTTGCTGTCGGTCAGCACCAGCTTGTCCGCGGTGCGCGCCCATTTGCCGTAATCGGCAAAGGCCTGGTCGCCGTCTCTGCTGCCGCGGTAGGTTTCCTGCAGCACGAAGGTGCCGTCTTCATCCAGGAACAGCGCGGTGTCGATGCCTTCGCAATCGGCGCAGGGCAACAGGCCCTGATAGCTTTGCTGCATCGGCTGCAGCGGTTGTTCCTTCGGCTGATAATGATTGTTGCATCCCAACAACGAGAGCGCCCCTGCCGCCAAAAACAGGGCTATCGTAATTTTCTTCACAGTTATTCTCCTACTGTGTTCATGTATTTCCTAAGTGCGGATCTTGCCGCGCAGCGCCTTGGTGGCGCCTTTACGTACCTTGCCTTCCAACCGGCGTAATTTGGCCCCTTTGCTGGGCTTGGTCGCCTTGCGCGCTTTTTCCACCACCATCGCCTGTTGAATCAGCGCCGCCAGCCTGGCCAACGCCGCTTCACGGTTTAATTCCTGGCTGCGATATTCCTGCGCTTTGATAATCACCACGCCGTCAGCGGTAATTAAATGGTGATTAAAGGCCAGCAGCCTTTCTTTATAATACTCTGGCAGGCTGGAGGCCCGGATGTCAAAGCGCAAATGGATCGCCGTTGAGGTTTTGTTCACGTGCTGCCCGCCCGCGCCCTGCGCGCGGATGGCGGTCAATTCCAGTTCATTGTCCGGTATGGCTACGTTTCTTGACAGTTCCAGCACCGGTCACACCTGCGCCTGTTGCCACTCGGCAAACTGGATTTCCAGACTATTCTGAGCATCGGACAGCCAAATAGTTCCCTCCTGCAGCGTGGCTTGCAGCTGCATATTGCGGCTGGCCAGCGCCGCGAGCCGCCCCAGCTGTTCATCATCGAGAAAACGCACGCTGAGATTCTTGTAGCCGGCTACCTTGCTTTGCATGCCCTGCCACCAGACGTGCCCGGCGCGCTCGCCATAGGCGTACAGCACCACGCGCGGCGACTGGTTGCAGGCCTTTTTGATGCGTTTCTCATCCGGCAGCCCCATTTCGATCCACATTTCCAGCCCGTTGTGATCGTTGCGCCGCCAGATCTCCGGCTCGTCTTCGGCGCTCAGGCCCTTGGTGAACACCAGCCGTTCGTCGGCGTGGCAGATCCAGGCCAGCAGGCGCAGCATCATGCGCTGTTCGGTTTCGGAAGGATGCTGTGCCAGCGTCAGGGTGGCGTCGTGGTAGAAGTGACGATCCATATCAGCGATATTGACCGCGGCTTTATAAATGGTTGCTTTCAACGCCATGGGTGACCTCATAATTATCAGGCCACATTGTACTTGATTTGGCCGGTCCGCAGCCAGCGCGGCCGGGCAAAGCGCGGTGCGAAAGGCGCGCTGAGGTGCTAATAACTCCACAACAGCTGTGCTATAGTCGTCTAGGATAGGGTAAAACTCCGAGAGCCTGCGCCTCATCGCTATATCGGTCTTCGATGACGCAGAGGTTCTCAAGGGAGGAAACTGTGCAACAATACTGTGAGTTAGTACGCCGTTTTTACGCCGAGATTGGCAGTGGAGATCTCGGCTACGTGCCTGATGCGCTAGCATGTGTGTTAAAGGCATTGGACGCTGTCGCTGCGGATAACGCGCTACCGTCCTCCGTTAGGGAACAGGCGGCCTTTGCCGCCGCTAACTTATTGGTGAGCGACTATGTTGATGAATGATGAGTATCAACCCATCAATTGCGATGACTACGACAACCTGGAACTCGCCTGTCAGCATAAACTTATTCTGAAGCTGGAGTTACGCGACGGAGAAGTGATCGAAGCCAAGGCCATCGATCTGCTGCAAAAAAAGCGCGTTGAGTATCTGACCATCGAGCAGAACGGTAATCAGCGCGATCTGCGCCTGGACCACATCGGCAGTTTTAGTCATCCGGAAATCGGTACCGTCGTCGTCAGCCTTTCCGACTGATAACCGCGGTAGCCCCATCCCAACAGGGCAGCCAACGGCTGCCCTCGTCATTTAGGGCTTCAGGCCGGCGTAATAGGCCGCCAGATCGGCAATATCCGCGTCCGACAGCCCGGACACATAGGCTTTCATCACCTCGGCCTGGCCGCCGTTGCGCTCCCCTTTCTTATAGGCCTGCAGCGCGTGCTGCAGATACAGGGCGTTCTGGCCGGCCAAATTGGGGTACATCGGCACCTTGACCTTGCCTTCCGCGCCATGGCAGGCCATGCAGCCGGCGGACTTCTCCTTGCCGGCGGCCGCGTCGCCCGCCGCCATCGCGGGCAGGCTGAACAGACCGGCGGCCAACAGCATCACACGGACAAACCTCATCATTGCTCCTCTCGATTATTATTTTTATCCCAGCGCAGCCGCCACGGCTGCGCGTCCGGCGGCACCAGGCCGGCTTCGCAAACGAACGCGCCCAGCGCGGCGATCAGCTGCTCGTCATAGTAGATCAACGGAATGCGGTCACGCAGCCAGGGGGCAATGCCCAGTTCCTGCCACAGCTTTTTGATCGGGCGCGAATGAGCGCGGCCGACGATGCGCACCGCGCCCCGAGCGCCGAAACGCACGCTGACCCGCTGCGACGCCAGCGGCGCACGCAGTTGCACCTCGCCTTCACCGCTGATTAAACGGCCCAGCCCGTCCGGCAGCGTCAAAGGCGCGTCGCCGCGCCAGTCCAGGCGGATATCGCGCAGCGCCGCCAGCGGCGGCAGCAAATACAGCCGGCCGCGGAAACGCCGGATCTGATACTGCCCCGGCTGCAGCTGCGGCTCGGCGTCCGCCCGGCTGAGCGCCACCTCCTCCCACAGGCGCTGCAGCTGCTCGCGCGAAGGCATGCTGACGTTAAACCGCGCTATCCAGCGGCGCAGCAGGGCGAAGCGCCGCGCCGGCGAACAGCTCAGCAGACCGTCGATCGCCAGCGAGCCATCATCCGCCAGCAGGGAGCGCAGCTGTTCCGCCAGCAGCTCGTCCAGCAGCTGCTCCTGTTCGGCGCACAGGCTGGCGCTGCGGGCCACCGCGGAAGCAAAGTGCGGCCAGCGCCGATTGAGCAGCGGCAGCACCTGCAGCCGCAAAAAGTTGCGATCGAAACGCGGGTCCCGATTGCTGTCGTCGTCTATCCAGGATAATCGGTGCTGCTGCGCATAGGCTTCCAGCTGCCGGCGCGAACAGCCCAGCAACGGCCGCAACAGCGCATGGTCACCCAGCGCGCCGCGCACCGCCATCGACGACAAACCGGCCGGGCCGCTGCCGCGTTTGAGCGCCAGCAGAAAGGTTTCGCTTTGGTCGTCGAGGTGCTGAGCGGTAATCAGGGCTTCGTCGGCCTGCAGCATGGCGCCGAAAGCCGCGTAACGCGCCGCGCGCGCCGCCGCTTCGATGCCGCCTTCGCGGGCATCCACCCGCACCCGCTGCACCTTCAGCGCCACGCCCCAGGCGGCGCATTGCCGCTCGCAGTGTTCGGCCCAGTCGTCGGCAAAGGCGCTCAGGCCGTGATGCACGTGCAGCGCCCGCAGCTGCAGCGCCGGGCGCTGCTGCGCCAGCAGGTGCAACAGCACGCTGGAATCCAGACCGCCGCTGAACGCCACCAGCAGCTTTCGGCAATCGCCCAGTTGGTCCGCGACCTGAGTCGCTAATTGATTGGTATCCATTGATAGGCTTTGTCACTTCCACATTGCTGCACGTTAACCCTTTATAGCTCATACAATTCCAGCGGCAGCCCATCGGGATCGCTGAAGAAGGTGAAACGGGACTGGGTGTAGGGATCGACGCGCACCGGCTCGCACGCCACCCCGGCCGCCTGCAAATGGGCGATGGCTTGCTCGATGTCGTCGACGCTGAACGCCAGGTGGCGCAGGCCGCAGGCCTCCGGCCGGCTGACCCGAGCCGGCGGCGAAGGGAAGGAGAACAGCTCGATGCTGTATTGGCCGTTGAGCGCCAGATCCGCCTTCCACGAATCGCGCTCTGCGCGATAAAACTCGTCCAGCAGGGTAAAACCGAGAATATCGCAGTAGAAATGCTTACTGGCCGCGTAATCCGAGCCGATGATAGCGATATGATGCACCTGACGTAATGCCAGCATAATGAGTCCCCACGTTTTATCTGATGAGGCACGGTAGCTGGCGACGCGGGCGAGGTCAACGGCAAAAACGGCCGCGAACAGGCGAGCGCCAACCGGGCTATTCCCGCGGGTCTTTCAGCACCTTCACCAGATAGCGGCCATCCTCGGTCAACCGGGCGCCGTGAATGTCGGTTTCGAACCCCGGATAACGCTCGCCGATCGCGCACAGCATCAGCAGGAAATCGAGCACCGCCCTGCTCTCCTCGGTGATCATTTCTCCCGGCATCACCAGCGGCACGCCCGGCGGATACGGCAGGATCATGTTGGCCGCCACCTTGCCCACCAACTGGTCCAGCTCGCAGGTTTCCACGTTGCCGCGCACCTGCTGTTGGAACATCTGGTGCGGCGTCAGCTTCATCTCCGGCAACACGTCGAACGCCCGCTGCATCAGGCGCGGAAGATCGTGTCGGCAAATCAGCCGATGGATGCCGGCCGCCAGATCCTGAATGCGCATATTGCGGTAAAAATCGGGATCCTCGGCGTACAGATCCGGCAGCATGTTCTTCACCCGCAGGTTGAGATCGTAGGCGCGTTTGAAATCGGTCAGGCCGCGCAGCAGGCTCATCGCCTTGGTTTTATCGATGCCGATGCTGAACAGGAACAGCAGGTTGTAGGGGCCGGTTTTCTCCACCACGATGCCGCGTTCGTCGAGGTATTTCGCCACCAGCGCCGCCGGAATGCCGCTCTCCTCCAGCGCGCCCAACGGGTTCATGCCGGGCGTCAGGATCGTCACCTTGATCGGATCGAGATACATATGATCGCTGTCGGTTTGGCCGAAGCCGTGCCAGTTGTCATCAGGATCCAACGGCCAGCACTGCGCCTGATCGATCTCTTCCGGCTGCCAGATGTCGAAGAACCAGCTGTCGCTCTCTGCGCGCAGCCGCCGCACCTCGCGGCGAAAATGCAGCGCGCGCTCCACCGAACGGTTGATCAACCGCCGCCCCGGATTGCCGCGCAGCATGGCGGCGGCGGTTTCCATCGACGCCACGATGCCGTAATTCGGCGAGGTGGTAGTGTGCATCATATAGGCTTCGTTAAAGGTGCTTTCATCGTAATCCCCTTTGATGTGGATCATCGAGGCCTGCGAGAAAGCCGCCAGCAGCTTGTGGGTCGACTGGGTTTCGTAGAAAACCTTGCCGGGTACGCGATCGCCGCTCATGCCGCTCTTGCCGTCGTAGATCGGGTGGAAATGGGTATAGGGCACCCAGGCGGAATCGAAATGGATCGACGGCACATCCAGCGTCTGCTTGATGTAATCGGTGTTGTACAGCAGGCCGTCGTAGGTGGAGTTGGTGATCACCGCATGCACCGGCCAGCTGGCGTTGGCGGTGGCGGCCACCCGGGCGGCGATGCTGGCTGAGCCGAACTCGCGCTGCGGGATGCCGCCGAGGATGCCGTAGGCGTTGCGCAGCGGGCGCAGATAGACGGGCACGATATCGCTCATCATCAACAGGTGACACAGCGACTTGTGGCAGTTACGGTCAATCAGCACCGTGCTGCCGGCCGGCGCCGAGTACATGCCGACAATCTTGTTGGCGGTGGAGGTGCCGTTGGTCACCAGATAACTCTGCTCGGCGTTGAAGGTGCGGGCGATGTACTCTTCCGCCTCCAGATGCGGCCCGGTATGATCCAGCAACGATCCCAGTTCGGTTACCGAGATCGACACGTCGGCCTTCAGGGTGTTGGCGCCGAAAAAGTCGTAGAACAGACAGCCCACCGGGCTTTTCTGAAAGGCGGTGCCGGCCATGTGGCCCGGGGTGCAGAAGGTGTATTTGCCTTCGCGCACGTAGTTGAACAGCGCCTTGGTCAGCGGCGGCGTGATGGTATCTATGTATTCTGCGGTGTATTGCTGGATGCGCTGCGCGATATCGGCCGCCGCATTCAGGCCGTACTCGAAGAAATACAGCACCATGCGCATTTCATGCAGGCTGACGTCGAAGGTGGAATGGGTATTGATAAAGGCGTACAGCGGCAGATATTCGTTCAGCTCGTTGATTTCGCTGCACAGCTCCAGGCTGTAGTCGTCCCAGTCGAAAATCACCCCGCAGATGCGCGCATTGGCCTCGATCAGCTTCAGCAGGTCGCCGCTGTCCTTTGGATAGACCAGTTGAAACCCCATTGCGGCCAGCGCGGCGTGGAGCTCGCGGATGGGCTCATCTTTGTAATAAACGCCGGTCGGGCTCATGATCGCGATGATGTTCATCGGCTGCTCCAGTCAGTTAACCGCCAAACCGCTATGACAACATGAAAATACTGCGGTGTGTAGCCAAAAAAAAACCGCCCGAAGGCGGTTTCATGCAGCGCGTGGCGGAACTCAGCAGTAGCCGTAGTTCATCAGGCGCTGATAGCGGCGGTTGAGCAACTCTTCGTTGTTCAGGCCGTCGAGATCTTTCAGGTCGGCCAACAGCTGCGCTTTCAGTGAAGCGGCCATCGCCGGCACGTCGCGGTGGGCGGAACCCAACGGCTCCGGGATCACCGAGTCGATCAGCTTCAGCTCTTTCAGACGCGGCGCGGTGATGCCCATCGCTTCCGCCGCCAGCGGCGCCTTGTCGGCGCTTTTCCACAGGATCGATGCGCAGCCTTCCGGTGAAATCACCGAGTAGGTGCTGTACTGCAGCATGTTCACCTTGTCGCCCACGCCGATCGCCAGCGCGCCGCCGGAGCCGCCCTCGCCGATGACGGTGCAGATGACCGGCACGTTCAGACGCGACATCTCGCGCAGGTTGCGCGCGATGGCTTCAGACTGGCCGCGTTCTTCCGCGCCCACGCCCGGATAAGCGCCCGGGGTGTCGATGAAGGTGATGATCGGCAGCTTGAAGCGGGAGGCCAGTTCCATCAGGCGCAGCGCCTTGCGGTAGCCTTCCGGCGCCGGCATGCCGAAGTTGCGGCGGATTTTCTCTTTGGTCTCGCGGCCTTTCTGATGACCAATGATCATCACCGGGCGACCATCCAGGCGCGCAATGCCGCCGACAATCGCTTTGTCGTCGGCGTAGGCGCGATCGCCGGCCAACTCTTCGAAGTCGGTAAAGATGTGTTTGATATAATCCAGGGTATAAGGACGGCGCGGGTGGCGTGCCAGTTGGGCAATCTGCCAGGCCCCAAGATCGGCAAAAATCTTGCGCGTCAGCTCAACGCTCTTTTCACGCAGGCGCTGAACCTCTTCGTCCAGATTAATATCTAATTTTTCGTCTTGACGGCTGACTGCGGTCAGCGAGTCAATTTTCGCTTCCAGCTCTGCAATCGGCTGTTCAAAATCAAGAAAATTCAGACTCATAACATTCCTATTTTAGTCAAATTCCAGTTCCACCTGCTCATTGCCTACCAACGTCCGCAAGTCTATCAACAAGCGGTCGGTGGGCGTTACGCGCCAGGTTGCGCCAAAACGCAGCTTGGCCCGCGCATCTTCCCGTTGATAGTAGAGATGCACTGGAATCGTCCCCGATCGATGGGGTTCCAACGACTGGCGGAGACGGTTCAAAAGCTGGTCATCAATTTGCCTGTCCGTCAGCGAGATAGCAAGCCCGCGAGCGTATTTTTCACGGGCTTCACTGATGTCCATTACCTCGCGGGCCATCATTTTAAGCCCGCCGCTAAAGTCATCAAAGCTGACCTGTCCACTGGCGATCAGGATACGGTCTTTTTCCAACAAATGCTGGTATTTTTCTAGCGCCTCGGTGAATAACATCACC
Proteins encoded in this region:
- the tilS gene encoding tRNA lysidine(34) synthetase TilS, which codes for MDTNQLATQVADQLGDCRKLLVAFSGGLDSSVLLHLLAQQRPALQLRALHVHHGLSAFADDWAEHCERQCAAWGVALKVQRVRVDAREGGIEAAARAARYAAFGAMLQADEALITAQHLDDQSETFLLALKRGSGPAGLSSMAVRGALGDHALLRPLLGCSRRQLEAYAQQHRLSWIDDDSNRDPRFDRNFLRLQVLPLLNRRWPHFASAVARSASLCAEQEQLLDELLAEQLRSLLADDGSLAIDGLLSCSPARRFALLRRWIARFNVSMPSREQLQRLWEEVALSRADAEPQLQPGQYQIRRFRGRLYLLPPLAALRDIRLDWRGDAPLTLPDGLGRLISGEGEVQLRAPLASQRVSVRFGARGAVRIVGRAHSRPIKKLWQELGIAPWLRDRIPLIYYDEQLIAALGAFVCEAGLVPPDAQPWRLRWDKNNNREEQ
- a CDS encoding VOC family protein, translated to MLALRQVHHIAIIGSDYAASKHFYCDILGFTLLDEFYRAERDSWKADLALNGQYSIELFSFPSPPARVSRPEACGLRHLAFSVDDIEQAIAHLQAAGVACEPVRVDPYTQSRFTFFSDPDGLPLELYEL
- the accA gene encoding acetyl-CoA carboxylase carboxyl transferase subunit alpha — translated: MSLNFLDFEQPIAELEAKIDSLTAVSRQDEKLDINLDEEVQRLREKSVELTRKIFADLGAWQIAQLARHPRRPYTLDYIKHIFTDFEELAGDRAYADDKAIVGGIARLDGRPVMIIGHQKGRETKEKIRRNFGMPAPEGYRKALRLMELASRFKLPIITFIDTPGAYPGVGAEERGQSEAIARNLREMSRLNVPVICTVIGEGGSGGALAIGVGDKVNMLQYSTYSVISPEGCASILWKSADKAPLAAEAMGITAPRLKELKLIDSVIPEPLGSAHRDVPAMAASLKAQLLADLKDLDGLNNEELLNRRYQRLMNYGYC
- a CDS encoding lysine decarboxylase LdcC — encoded protein: MNIIAIMSPTGVYYKDEPIRELHAALAAMGFQLVYPKDSGDLLKLIEANARICGVIFDWDDYSLELCSEINELNEYLPLYAFINTHSTFDVSLHEMRMVLYFFEYGLNAAADIAQRIQQYTAEYIDTITPPLTKALFNYVREGKYTFCTPGHMAGTAFQKSPVGCLFYDFFGANTLKADVSISVTELGSLLDHTGPHLEAEEYIARTFNAEQSYLVTNGTSTANKIVGMYSAPAGSTVLIDRNCHKSLCHLLMMSDIVPVYLRPLRNAYGILGGIPQREFGSASIAARVAATANASWPVHAVITNSTYDGLLYNTDYIKQTLDVPSIHFDSAWVPYTHFHPIYDGKSGMSGDRVPGKVFYETQSTHKLLAAFSQASMIHIKGDYDESTFNEAYMMHTTTSPNYGIVASMETAAAMLRGNPGRRLINRSVERALHFRREVRRLRAESDSWFFDIWQPEEIDQAQCWPLDPDDNWHGFGQTDSDHMYLDPIKVTILTPGMNPLGALEESGIPAALVAKYLDERGIVVEKTGPYNLLFLFSIGIDKTKAMSLLRGLTDFKRAYDLNLRVKNMLPDLYAEDPDFYRNMRIQDLAAGIHRLICRHDLPRLMQRAFDVLPEMKLTPHQMFQQQVRGNVETCELDQLVGKVAANMILPYPPGVPLVMPGEMITEESRAVLDFLLMLCAIGERYPGFETDIHGARLTEDGRYLVKVLKDPRE